A window of Thunnus thynnus chromosome 17, fThuThy2.1, whole genome shotgun sequence contains these coding sequences:
- the LOC137168148 gene encoding trichohyalin-like produces the protein MFITTYQVHAVSVGFQINLHARSVLQQQMEAEAKKPSVDEAWEKLVCKEALINRMREELEKERERTRGEREAFQRECAEMRKDFQLEKENMNEERKSIQKEFTAQLNKRKAFNAEKRSMCEARKVFQIEKIEMATMRKAYNKEKTDIQRMREAFWVEKEAMAKERRAFNKVKAKYDAEKDAMSEDRKAFKVEKEDMKRTRNTYIQEKSNIQRIREAFLLEKENMKKERETFNREVRVQVMKRKAFNAENDAMSDDKEAFKVEKEEMAMMRKAYIKEKIGIQKMRDAFQLEKENIEKERKAFNKELKAKHKRRKAFEAEKHIMCEDRKAFEMEKEDMEKLRKAYNQERTKIQRMREAFRKEEDMKGQKKNASVTEDVTTLATKRPVKTRNTTLLSTHQPLRPPTSFLSGRAEMNTAIAAAPRNVNIKDAPRNRIRSLYNEPS, from the coding sequence ATGTTTATCACTACATATCAAGTGCATGCTGTATCTGTGGGCTTCCAGATAAATCTCCATGCACGCTCTGTGCTCCAGCAACAAATGGAGGCAGAAGCCAAAAAACCCTCTGTAGATGAGGCATGGGAGAAACTTGTGTGTAAAGAGGCACTTATCAACAGGATGAGagaggagctggagaaggaaagagaaagaacgagaggagagagagaggcctttcAAAGAGAGTGTGCTGAAATGAGGAAGGATTTTCAGTTGGAGAaggaaaacatgaatgaagaaagaaaatccATCCAGAAAGAGTTCACAGCACAATTAAATAAGAGGAAGGCTTTTAATGCTGAAAAACGTTCAATGTGTGAAGCAAGGAAGGTCTTCCAGATTGAAAAGATAGAGATGGCTACGATGAGGAAAGCctacaataaagaaaaaacagacatcCAGAGGATGAGGGAGGCTTTCTGGGTAGAGAAGGAGGCTATGGCAAAAGAAAGAAGAGCCTTCAATAAAGTTAAGGCAAAATATGATGCTGAAAAAGATGCCATGTCTGAGGACAGAAAGGCCTTCAAAGTAGAAAAGGAAGATATGAAAAGGACGAGGAACACCTACATTCAAGAGAAGTCAAATATCCAGAGGATAAGAGAGGCTTTCCTGTTGGAGAAGGagaacatgaaaaaagaaagagaaacctTCAACAGAGAAGTTAGGGTGCAGGTTATGAAGCGGAAGGCCTTCAATGCTGAAAATGACGCCATGAGTGATGACAAAGAGGCGTTCAAGGTGGAAAAGGAGGAGATGGCGATGATGAGGAAGGCCTACATTAAGGAAAAGATAGGCATTCAGAAAATGAGAGATGCTTTCCAACTAGAGAAAGAGAacattgaaaaagaaagaaaagcattcAATAAAGAACTCAAGGCAAAACATAAGAGGAGGAAGGCCTTTGAAGCAGAGAAACACATCATGTGTGAGGACAGAAAAGCGTTTGAGATGGAAAAGGAAGACATGGAAAAGCTGAGGAAAGCCTACAACCAAGAAAGGACAAAAATCCAGAGGATGAGGGAGGCGTTCCGCAAAGAGGAAGATATGAAGGGGCAGAAGAAAAATGCATCAGTGACGGAAGATGTGACAACACTGGCCACTAAGAGACCAGTCAAAACAAGAAATACAACACTTCTGTCAACACATCAGCCTCTGCGTCCTCCAACTTCCTTTCTGTCTGGGCGTGCAGAGATGAACACGGCTATTGCAGCAGCGCCAAGAAATGTAAACATCAAAGACGCTCCGAGAAACAGAATTAGAAGTCTTTACAATGAGCCTTCAtga